In Actinomycetota bacterium, one genomic interval encodes:
- a CDS encoding DUF177 domain-containing protein: MRDELVVTVSELLSNPGSRRRLTFDQPVGGLKQELVRVEPDDPLHFDLLFEAVDGESVHVRGEISGRLVVTCRRCLNEASAPFKAEVSEVYRPTHDVWEEGYVVTDGKQVDLGVLTHEGVLLEMPINPTCREDCAGLCPSCGKDLNEGDCGCAPDEGDDRWGPLRDLLQG; this comes from the coding sequence ATGCGCGATGAGCTCGTCGTCACGGTCAGCGAGCTCCTGTCCAACCCGGGCTCCCGCCGGCGCCTCACCTTCGACCAACCGGTCGGCGGTCTGAAGCAGGAGCTGGTCCGGGTGGAGCCGGACGACCCGCTGCACTTCGACCTCCTGTTCGAGGCCGTCGACGGGGAGTCCGTGCACGTCCGCGGCGAGATCTCCGGGCGCCTCGTCGTGACCTGCCGCCGCTGCCTGAACGAGGCGAGCGCGCCGTTCAAGGCCGAGGTCTCGGAGGTGTACCGGCCCACCCACGACGTGTGGGAGGAGGGGTACGTCGTGACCGACGGCAAGCAGGTGGACCTGGGGGTCCTCACCCATGAGGGGGTCCTGCTCGAGATGCCGATCAACCCCACCTGCCGCGAGGACTGCGCGGGCCTGTGTCCGTCGTGCGGGAAGGACCTCAACGAGGGCGACTGCGGGTGCGCGCCGGACGAGGGCGACGACCGGTGGGGGCCGCTGAGGGACCTGCTGCAGGGGTGA